AGCACTAAATCAACGTGTTTCTGGCCTTGCATGAGATGAGGTCGCTGATATTTGTCATGTGTCAGAAGACCACTTTTGGGCTGACGCACAATGACATGAATGTGACGTCCATCTGGGCTCAGACGCACATCGGACAGGCAGTTTTGAGATGAGATGTTGGAGTATGCCTGTTTGAAAAACTCTCTTAGATCCTTTCCTTTCGTGAAATCGCCGAAATCAGTCACTTGTTCCAGTGCGAGTCGCGTCATGTTTGCTGAAACGTCTACTGGAATAGGAAGCACACGATGCGCCTGAAAACACTTTCAGTTTGGACCAGCGATCATCCTCAATCTCCCTGAAACATGTCCAATGCTCATTTCACGCGGTAACTCCATTATATGACGATGTCATTTATCTACAGTCCATAAATACTACGAAATACAAGTAAATTTCTCCTGTGCTGTCTGTTTCTCTCCCACTCCTCCTGACATCACGAGTTTGTTAATTTCCGGGATCTAATGGCTGCGTTTCAATACTCAGTGAGGCGCACAAACAGACAGCATTATTGTGCAACAACGCTTGCCACTATGACAGCCAGAAGTCCTGTCTATGTAGGCAGCTTACTACGTTTTGAAACACACCCTAAgcgttgtttttatttttttgctctgATGCAGGGAGGAGTTTAATTCATCACCCTGCTCTATAACCTACAAAATAGCAGACACTTACTTTGTACgaggatctatctatctatctatctgtctatctatctatctgtctatctatctatctatctatctatctatctatctatctatctatctatctatctatctatctatctatctatctatctatatatttcTACGTGCGTTTCTGCTTTTATCCACCTATTGTGTGTGAAATCATAATGTTGTCTACACAATCACATTTCTACTCATTCATAGTATCTGaattatctgaatatattttcaattatttcaaaaaataaaaaactcctTCTCGATCTGAATTTTCATTCTGTAAAAATGTAaacgctatatatatatatatatatatatatatatatatatatatatatatatatatagaggcCTATACtagttgtttatttttatagattttatttatttaatttaattgcagaACGTGTAAAAACGTACAAGAACAGGGAAACGAGAGACATGGAGACATCAAATTATGGTATTATccatacagaaaaaaaagaaaagttgtcATAATGCATGGAAAATACTGCACTCTTTTTGTTATTTGTAAATCTAAGAGATTAAACAAAAGAGTcaaattcagcaagaaaaagggGAAAAGACATTTTTAAGAGATTAAAGATTTAAGAAATTTTTGCTTATGAATAGTAGCATTTTGCAAAATTATCAACACATTCAGCAGAGAAAAGCTTTGGATTTTCATAATAAGAAATAATCTGGACCGCTCAGGCATGACATCAATTTGTAGGCCAACAATGGAGAATAATTCATCATAGATACCTTTAGAAATTTCCTCTTagtttttaaaatggttttcgaTGTATTGGTAAATGAAGGTCTCTGTTTAACAACACTTTCGTGTTTgtttaactaaatatattacaCACTGTGTGTGCACTGTGTTGTTGCTAGCAAGTTGCTTAAGGACTACAAATACCACAAGGATGTGAGATTACGTAAGTGACAAAAGTCGTAGTTCGTAAATAGCAATTGTTAATGCTTAAACAATAATGTACACATAGTATAAAATACAAACCAGggataaactaataaataaaataatataaaatattattatgatgccACAGCCACAAGCTTTGTCATAGAATACGTCGGAAATGACGTGAGGCAAGTAAACCCACTTCCTTCCATACCCGCGAAGATTTCTCCGTTGATGCAAATGACAGACATGAACCCTGCAGTTTTTTAAAGTTTGTACGTTTTCGTAATACATTCTAATTTGCTCGTGTTTGAACATCAGTGTTTATTAATTATTCTCTGTCTTTATTTTCCGATGTCTGATTGCATGTTAGATCAGCTGCATATGTTCACTGTCAGGAAATGTTTATGTACGAATACAATGTGTTAACGTTATATTTTCATGAATTGCTTGCACCCAGCATGTAACTGTTTTGTAAACACTTTTTTATAAGAATCTTACTCAAATCTGTTTGTGTACTAGTAAAATATTGTGTTTACTAACCATGTTTACTAACCATGTGATTAGCAGGAAACatactacagtcaaaccaaaattcaacagttaaacagttaaactgcacccactagttaaaaaaaaaatcaaaaactgtatctggtgtctgaataatttttggtttgactgtatgttgaTATACTGTTTCAAGCGATGCTTTAATATATTATGCTGTATACTACACTTTATGTTATATTATGTTATCCTCAAATACTTGAGTGAAACCTACTTAACTTTTTAGAACACTCCAGTGTGCAACAGTCATTGCAGTGTGTTAAAATATAATCAATATAGACATATTATATAGATTATTATATAGATATTTAAGTTTCTGTAATGCCATTAATCTGACATATGTGTCTTTCTGAATAGAAAATAAGCAAAAACATTGAAGATGTCTGAATCGAGAAAAAGGTCTAGAGGGAATCAAGAGGAGTCAGCTGGGACATCTAATGGATTTGGTGGGAAGAACAGATCAGAGAAAGCTGGTGATATAGGTGATGAAGATGATATTGGTGCAGGACCCTCGAGAATTAGTGAGGAAGATGATGATCCATCACGCAGGAGAGAAATCAGGAGCAAGTACAGAGATCTGATCAATCAAGTCCAGCGTgagtattattaatattgttaaagTTGGCTTCAATGATACAGTGTGCTGTTCAAGTTATAAATATTGTAAGTGTATTGCTgaatttgctttttttgtttacagAAAATCGTGAGGACATGCTGAACCCTGCTAACAATAAACTCATTGATGTTTTAGATGAGGCCAACAAACTTTTTGCCGATGGTATGATTTTCTTACTTTACATATTATAGTACTTACAGTTCAAATGCAATTGAGTCAATTAGTAGTTCTGGCAGAGCTTTGtgcacacatacatttttttatttattatgtctTCATTAATTTGTTGTGGCCTGTGTCTACTTTCAGTGAGGCAGGCTCGTGAAGCAGCACTGGATGCTCAACTTCTGGTGCTAGCAACTGATTTAGGGAAGGAAAAGGCCAGCCAGCTACATGCTGAAGGCTCTGCGTTTGACCCGTCTGCATTTGCAGAACATTTGGTAAGTTATTGTGAGAGAAAAGGCCAGGGCTGCGgttcccaaaagcattgtaagTCTAAGTAGAACCATTGTCACCAGTCTCTGGGATTAGTTTAGCTCTcagtgcttttgggaaatgcagcaGCCCAGATCTTGCATTTAGTGTCAGAGGAGAAAATCGCGTTCAGATTGTGTTGTGATTTCTCATATTTATCATTCTAGTTGTCCTTCATGGGTCTGAATCGTTTGGAGGATGAAAGTGGTCAGGTTGGGAACTTGGAGGGTTATTTACCACAAGGTGCCTGGCAGAGGCTAGCAAAAAGATCTGAGTTTTGCTTTAAAACAGCCCCCTCGTTCCACTACATGTGAGTATGACTGAAGTAAGGCAAGTAAATGAATCTGAAGGCGATCAGGTAATTGTAAGCGTGTAAGGCTGGgggatatacactaccagtcaaaagtttttgaatggtaagatttttaatgttattttaaaaagtctcttctgctcaccaagcctgcattttatttaatccaaagtacagcaaaagcagtccaattctgaaatacttttacttttttaaaataactctatttttttatttaaacatattttaaaatgcaatttattcctgtgatttcaaagctgaattgtttgcatcattactccggtcacatgatccttcagaaatcattctaacattctgatttgctgttcaaaaaaacatttattattattattattattattattattattattattatgttaaaaacagctgagtaaattttttttcaggtgtctttgattaataaaaagttcagaagaaaagtgtttatctgaaatagaaatcttttgtaacattataaatgtttttatcatcacttt
Above is a genomic segment from Garra rufa chromosome 2, GarRuf1.0, whole genome shotgun sequence containing:
- the nsmce4a gene encoding non-structural maintenance of chromosomes element 4 homolog A, whose translation is MSESRKRSRGNQEESAGTSNGFGGKNRSEKAGDIGDEDDIGAGPSRISEEDDDPSRRREIRSKYRDLINQVQQNREDMLNPANNKLIDVLDEANKLFADVRQAREAALDAQLLVLATDLGKEKASQLHAEGSAFDPSAFAEHLLSFMGLNRLEDESGQVGNLEGYLPQGAWQRLAKRSEFCFKTAPSFHYMLGSFLAEPPPPRQRVERQRKAPSKEAKRIMPTQLKKMEESHQEATEKEVERIFAWLRGYFADDSENHISYYEFVVDPNSFSRTVENIFHTSFLIRDGLVRMYMDDGIPCIAPVEEGEVETGGAAVRHQCVISISQESWREIIEAFDIKEALIPAPEVSSQ